The Magnolia sinica isolate HGM2019 chromosome 10, MsV1, whole genome shotgun sequence genome includes a window with the following:
- the LOC131257505 gene encoding E3 ubiquitin-protein ligase MBR2-like: MGPINGTGTIRSLPFDYQMELASAETSLSSPQVQSYSHHQPNIDQTSLSVRSSETHTSIITSLSSSRVTSRRGQLALLEAIARSIYRGNPVHETLQCNQTYIERCTNESDEGNVGSIVRTSQARINSAAHPRPSYMWAFHHFYLSGLLQHILPNFVERPIHTSFMLTHDSSAQSVATPQLGEVPSISSEEVALHNRSDLLGQQSIWSALFTNRLEGGILEGSSSLRMLTDGNVGPIRLSFEDILILCQPSVYHISNPHDQHEDMRLDVDNMSYEELLALEDRIGNVNTGLGEEMVIRCLKHSKCVLSTEKGISKESCSICQEEYAEEDEIGTLGCDHYFHITCIKKWLRYKNVCPICKSIGLTTSDTHFPTSS; encoded by the exons ATGGGACCCATCAATGGCACAG GTACGATAAGATCACTTCCATTTGATTATCAAATGGAATTGGCTTCAGCTGAAACTAGCTTGAGTTCACCTCAAGTACAATCATATTCGCATCACCAACCAAACATCGATCAAACATCACTCTCCGTGAGATCAAGTGAGACGCATACATCAATAATTACTAGCTTATCTAGTTCTCGTGTCACATCTAGGCGAGGACAACTAGCCCTGCTTGAGGCAATCGCAAGGAGCATTTACCGAGGCAATCCAGTACATGAAACACTACAATGCAACCAAACTTATATAGAACGATGCACCAATGAGAGTGATGAAGGCAATGTTGGAAGCATTGTTCGTACTTCACAGGCTAGAATTAATTCAGCGGCCCACCCAAGACCATCTTATATGTGGGCCTTCCATCATTTCTATCTTTCAGGACTCCTCCAACATATATTGCCGAACTTTGTCGAAAGACCCATCCACACTTCCTTTATGTTAACCCACGATTCATCAGCTCAAAGCGTCGCAACTCCTCAACTTGGGGAAGTCCCTTCGATTTCCTCCGAAGAGGTGGCATTGCATAATAGAAGTGATCTTTTAGGGCAACAGAGTATTTGGTCAGCTCTATTCACGAATAGGCTTGAAGGTGGCATTTTAGAAGGTTCTTCGTCATTGCGGATGTTAACAGATGGAAATGTAGGACCAATCAGGCTATCATTTGAG GATATTCTAATTCTTTGCCAACCATCTGTTTACCACATATCTAATCCACATGATCAACATGAAGACATGCGACTCGATGTGGATAACATGTCCTATGAA GAATTATTGGCATTGGAAGATCGCATCGGAAATGTCAACACTGGATTGGGTGAAGAAATGGTAATTCGATGTCTCAAACACAGTAAATGTGTTTTGTCTACAGAGAAGGGCATTTCCAAGGAATCATGCAGTATTTGCCAG GAGGAATATGCAGAAGAGGATGAGATTGGGACACTGGGTTGTGACCATTACTTCCATATCACTTGTATTAAGAAATGGCTCAGATACAAGAATGTCTGTCCAATCTGCAAATCGATCGGCTTAACTACCTCCGACACCCACTTTCCTACAAGCTCCTAG